The Haladaptatus cibarius D43 genome window below encodes:
- a CDS encoding DUF5781 family protein, translated as MDIRVHGSTPPTPFLSASDLFQTEHDLDRPVHVRVRDDPDERTWTSHPGDHHILNISRQAATSAMARELALHEYSHMARNEQSHPSHTQSTAEALFLAFAGKSVERRKLTHCYQIANHMKDIYADDITLRVGPSDKLVAFLESELATAIADRPTHPRGRRMTATTDSEMTAVNAAFALALVERHDLVPRDHRLYDLARTASRDAPNVDVQGFKYRFLSLADDPDESEYRKALVDAAEEYVLGGNEDGQAAD; from the coding sequence ATGGATATACGAGTGCATGGGTCTACGCCCCCGACCCCGTTCCTTAGCGCCTCCGACCTGTTCCAAACAGAACACGACCTCGACAGGCCGGTTCACGTCCGCGTCCGTGACGACCCGGACGAGCGAACGTGGACGTCTCATCCCGGCGACCACCACATCCTCAACATCTCACGGCAGGCCGCGACGAGTGCGATGGCCCGCGAACTTGCGCTCCACGAATACTCACACATGGCCCGCAACGAGCAGTCACACCCTTCGCACACCCAATCGACCGCGGAAGCTCTGTTTCTCGCGTTCGCGGGGAAGTCGGTCGAACGACGAAAGCTCACCCACTGCTACCAGATTGCGAATCACATGAAGGACATCTACGCCGACGACATCACCCTCCGCGTCGGCCCGAGCGACAAACTCGTCGCGTTCCTCGAATCCGAGCTCGCCACGGCGATTGCAGACCGGCCAACCCACCCACGCGGGAGGCGAATGACCGCGACCACCGATTCCGAAATGACCGCCGTGAACGCCGCCTTCGCCCTCGCATTGGTCGAACGCCACGACCTCGTTCCCCGCGACCACCGCCTCTACGACCTCGCCCGCACCGCATCCCGCGACGCCCCGAACGTTGACGTTCAGGGGTTCAAATACCGGTTTCTCTCGCTCGCAGACGACCCCGACGAGAGCGAATACCGCAAGGCGCTCGTAGATGCCGCCGAAGAATACGTTCTCGGTGGGAACGAAGACGGACAAGCCGCGGACTGA